The following proteins are encoded in a genomic region of Oncorhynchus keta strain PuntledgeMale-10-30-2019 chromosome 35, Oket_V2, whole genome shotgun sequence:
- the pkdccb gene encoding extracellular tyrosine-protein kinase PKDCC: MSTMGSSLCAAALLAFLVFSLSLFVNSWHFRVHKGIFTNGTIEDGFVMERNGLVRELNERRKEILPFLISSGVKRLLDESGHFGQHKSFESKHLDVSLENESDVSSGSIRMNNDHIGCDQLVDMKAVDILGSGYTKIVLKVLLSEGQSVALKTVYDQGTDMGRCLEDFKDPLGCHELVSFKLKKEIVLLQRLQHPNIIKLRGHCEDSVGAGGITAILEQGFPLQMIQLLQSPWEERFRVCLGLVRLLHYLSHSPLGSVALLDFQPRQFVMVSGELKLTDLDDASVTEPACQMDQDCILQFPLRNFSLPCSAQGVCEGLNEMRNLYNAYRYFFTYLLPHQAPPALRHLVDHIMNSTGELKGDVNDTLEAFEDMFHLYKSGLHLDNMPSSIIRDYAVMKGMSTSGNMEYRCWPSYNHQGCMLSVHSDKEAAFICNSLPQCTSFSLSDQRTWTGRLLASFQSGFSHLVTDGNSEVYLKKTKASPGTTV, encoded by the exons ATGTCAACGATGGGCAGCTCTCTGTGCGCCGCGGCACTTTTAGCTTTCCTGGTCTTTTCTTTAAGTCTTTTTGTGAACAGTTGGCACTTCAGAGTTCATAAAGGAATTTTTACCAATGGAACTATTGAGGATGGTTTTGTTATGGAGCGTAACGGATTAGTTCGAGAACTCAACGAAAGACGCAAGGAAATTCTTCCTTTCCTCATCTCTTCTGGGGTAAAGAGGTTATTGGATGAATCGGGACACTTTGGGCAGCACAAATCATTTGAAAGTAAACATTTGGATGTTAGTTTGGAGAATGAGAGTGACGTTTCCAGTGGATCTATTAGAATGAATAATGATCATATTGGCTGTGATCAGCTTGTTGATATGAAAGCTGTGGATATCCTTGGCTCGGGCTATACCAAAATAGTACTTAAAGTTTTGCTATCGGAGGGACAGTCTGTGGCATTGAAAACTGTGTACGATCAAGGAACTGACATGGGGAGATGTCTCGAGGATTTTAAAGACCCCTTGGGCTGTCACGAGCTTGTGTCTTTTAAACTGAAAAAAGAAATAGTTTTATTGCAGAGACTGCAACATCCAAACATCATAAAG CTCCGAGGCCACTGCGAGGACAGTGTGGGGGCAGGAGGCATCACAGCCATCCTGGAGCAGGGCTTCCCACTGCAGATGATCCAGCTCCTACAGAGCCCCTGGGAGGAACGATTTCGG GTTTGTTTGGGCCTGGTGAGGCTTCTCCActacctctcccactcccctctGGGTTCAGTGGCTCTATTGGACTTCCAGCCCCGTCAGTTTGTCATGGTGTCTGGGGAGCTGAAGCTCACAGACCTGGATGATGCCAGCGTGACGGAGCCTGCCTGTCAGATGGACCAGGACTGCATCTTACAGTTCCCCCTTCGCAACTTCAGCCTGCCCTGCTCGGCCCAGGGAGTGTGTGAGGGCCTAAACGAGATGAGGAACCTCTACAACGCCTACAG GTATTTTTTCACCTATCTGCTGCCTCACCAAGCCCCGCCTGCTCTGAGACATCTGGTGGATCACATCATGAACTCAACGG GAGAGCTGAAAGGGGATGTGAATGACACGCTGGAAGCTTTTGAAGACATGTTCCATCTGTACAAATCCGGCCTGCACCTGGACAACATGCCTTCGTCAATAATCAGAG ATTATGCAGTCATGAAAGGCATGAGCACCTCTGGAAATATGGAATACAGATGCTGGCCCTCGTACAACCACCAAGGCTGCATGCTGTCGGTGCACAGCGACAAGGAGGCGGCCTTTATCTGTAACTCCCTTCCTCAGTGCACTAGCTTCAGCCTGAGCGACCAGAGGACTTGGACAG GACGGCTCCTCGCCTCGTTCCAAAGTGGTTTCAGCCATTTGGTTACAGATGGGAACTCGGAGGTGTATTTGAAAAAGACTAAAGCATCACCAGGAACTACGGTGTAA